One genomic window of Medicago truncatula cultivar Jemalong A17 chromosome 1, MtrunA17r5.0-ANR, whole genome shotgun sequence includes the following:
- the LOC25483969 gene encoding heavy metal-associated isoprenylated plant protein 6, with protein sequence MGEQKIETEKKADEGAKKEDSPPVPVVYKLDLHCEGCIKKIKRSARHFAGVETVKADLPSNKVTVTGKFDAVKLQEKLAEKAKKKVELLTPPPKKDAGAEKPAEKKPDEKKPEEKKVEEKKPEEKKPEEKKPKESTVVMKIRLHCDGCITKIKRIIMKFKGVETVNLDGDKDLVTVKGTMEPKDLIEYLKEKLKRNVDIVPPKKEEEKKEKDGGGEKKEKKEDEKKEEKKVDGGDAAKVEVNKMEYQYPIQAPMYYYEGQSSNYAGMDQFHHQSGYGGGYDNNQHYMENNGYMNMNHGGGYPMQPPQVPYYMHPSHPPPQMFSDENPNACSLM encoded by the exons ATGGGAGAG CAAAAGATTGAAACCGAGAAGAAAGCTGATGAAGGAGCAAAGAAAGAAGACAGTCCTCCTGTTCCTGTCGTTTACAAACTCGACTTACATTGTGAAGGATGTATTAAGAAGATTAAACGAAGTGCTCGTCATTTCGCCg GTGTTGAAACCGTTAAAGCAGATCTACCTTCAAACAAAGTGACAGTTACCGGTAAATTTGACGCCGTTAAATTACAAGAGAAATTGGCTGAGAAAGCTAAGAAAAAGGTTGAACTTCTCACACCGCCGCCAAAAAAAGACGCCGGAGCCGAGAAACCGGCGGAGAAAAAACCCGACGAGAAAAAACCGGAGGAGAAGAAAGTTGAGGAGAAAAAGCCTGAAGAGAAAAaacctgaagaaaaaaaacctaaagag AGTACGGTGGTTATGAAGATCAGATTGCACTGTGACGGTTGCATTACGAAAATTAAAAGAATCATTATGAAGTTCAAAG GAGTTGAAACGGTGAACCTAGATGGAGACAAGGATTTAGTAACAGTGAAAGGAACAATGGAACCAAAGGATTTGATAGAGTATCTGAAAGAGAAGCTGAAGAGAAACGTTGATATTGTTCCAcctaagaaagaagaagagaagaaagaaaaggacgGTGgaggagaaaagaaagagaagaaggaagatgagaagaaagaagagaaaaaagtgGACGGTGGAGATGCGGCGAAGGTGGAGGTTAATAAAATGGAGTATCAGTATCCGATACAAGCTCCGATGTATTATTATGAAGGTCAAAGTAGTAATTATGCTGGTATGgatcaatttcatcatcaatctGGTTATGGTGGTGGTTATGATAATAATCAACATTATATGGAGAATAATGGGTATATGAATATGAATCATGGTGGTGGTTATCCTATGCAGCCACCTCAAGTACCGTATTACATGCACCCTAGTCATCCACCTCCTCAGATGTTCAGTGATGAGAATCCCAATGCTTGTTCTctcatgtga